In Leptodesmis sichuanensis A121, the following are encoded in one genomic region:
- the rppA gene encoding two-component system response regulator RppA: MRILLVEDDTNQLEPLQAALSQAGHIVDGVRDGAIAQWILAQRDYDLLVLDWLLPQVSGLDLCQQYRRLGKTAPVLMLTAKDATTDKISGLDAGADDYLVKPADVFELLARVRALGRRSPLWKGETLHVEDLTLHLSTLTVERGEQNLQLSTREFQLLEYLMRHPQQVLSRVQIEQALWEWGSEPESNAITALVRRSRQRLQAVGVSDWLETIYGMGYRLNPNV, translated from the coding sequence ATGCGAATTCTGCTGGTAGAAGACGACACGAATCAACTGGAACCGTTGCAGGCGGCGCTTTCTCAAGCAGGACATATTGTCGATGGGGTAAGAGATGGCGCGATCGCTCAGTGGATCCTGGCCCAACGGGATTATGATTTGCTGGTTTTGGATTGGTTACTCCCTCAAGTCAGTGGTTTAGATCTTTGCCAGCAATACCGTCGTCTGGGAAAAACAGCTCCAGTACTCATGCTGACGGCAAAAGATGCTACCACTGACAAAATCAGTGGTTTAGATGCCGGAGCCGATGATTATCTGGTGAAACCTGCCGACGTGTTTGAACTACTGGCACGGGTGCGAGCCTTGGGACGGCGATCGCCTTTGTGGAAAGGAGAGACGCTGCACGTTGAAGATCTGACCCTGCATTTGTCCACCCTCACCGTGGAGCGGGGTGAGCAAAACCTGCAACTGTCAACGCGGGAATTTCAGTTGCTGGAATATTTAATGCGTCATCCTCAACAAGTGCTATCGCGGGTTCAGATTGAGCAGGCCCTGTGGGAGTGGGGAAGTGAACCGGAGAGTAATGCTATCACGGCTCTGGTACGACGTTCACGTCAGCGGTTGCAGGCTGTGGGAGTGTCCGACTGGTTAGAAACGATTTATGGCATGGGATACCGCTTGAATCCAAATGTTTAA
- a CDS encoding sensor histidine kinase, translating into MFNRSRRNLARWFTLSMGSILVLFASMIYYQRAIDRLEESDRLLYKKAHVMAANINYKWRQGQEQLDLSKVPILGDYSPPPDSDIAYVRWYSKTGRLQQFYGLQPADQIQAIAAFETIQTHPEWLRQLTLPVDYNGRTIGYLQIAIPITDAQDTLRKMLTVLVIAVPLTLGMISLVGWFLGGLAMQPIQIAYRQLQRFTSDASHELRAPLAAILSNAQVGLLSPVEDGKPKHTRLEKIAEIAKSMNQIITDLLFLARQAGRLDPNSIQLINLNDLLKDTLASLPLQCSTEHLRVNLHLPEEAVITQGNPDLLKQAITNLLLNACKYTLADGVVWARLVSQYHRILIQVEDNGIGIPEQDLPHIFDRFYRVDEERTREKGGTGLGLAIVQQIIAAHGGRITVSSQVGQGSLFQIELPLL; encoded by the coding sequence ATGTTTAATCGTAGCCGTCGTAATCTCGCTCGCTGGTTCACACTATCGATGGGCAGCATTTTGGTTTTGTTTGCCAGCATGATTTACTACCAGAGAGCCATCGATCGCTTAGAGGAGAGCGATCGCTTACTTTACAAAAAAGCTCACGTTATGGCTGCCAACATTAATTACAAATGGCGACAGGGACAGGAGCAACTGGATCTGAGCAAGGTGCCAATTTTGGGCGATTATTCTCCCCCTCCAGATAGCGATATTGCGTACGTTCGCTGGTATTCAAAAACAGGCAGGCTCCAGCAGTTTTATGGGTTGCAACCTGCGGATCAAATTCAAGCGATCGCGGCCTTTGAAACCATTCAGACTCACCCTGAATGGTTGCGCCAGTTAACGCTTCCGGTTGACTATAACGGACGCACAATCGGTTATCTCCAGATTGCTATCCCCATAACGGATGCTCAAGATACCCTCAGGAAGATGTTAACAGTGCTGGTGATCGCTGTACCCTTGACCTTAGGCATGATTAGCCTGGTAGGTTGGTTTTTGGGTGGATTGGCGATGCAACCGATTCAGATTGCCTATCGGCAACTCCAGCGCTTTACGTCGGATGCATCCCATGAACTGAGAGCACCACTGGCCGCCATTCTAAGCAATGCCCAAGTTGGCTTACTCAGTCCAGTGGAGGATGGTAAACCAAAGCATACTCGACTGGAAAAGATCGCTGAAATTGCTAAGTCGATGAATCAGATAATTACGGATCTATTATTTTTGGCACGGCAGGCAGGACGGCTAGACCCAAACTCGATTCAATTGATTAATTTGAATGACTTGTTGAAAGATACCTTGGCATCTCTACCGCTGCAATGTTCTACTGAGCATTTAAGGGTGAACTTGCACCTACCAGAAGAGGCAGTGATCACCCAGGGCAATCCCGATTTATTGAAACAAGCGATTACCAACCTATTATTGAACGCCTGTAAGTATACCTTAGCTGACGGAGTTGTGTGGGCGCGTTTAGTGAGCCAATATCATCGCATCCTCATTCAAGTTGAAGACAACGGAATTGGAATTCCAGAGCAAGATTTACCCCACATTTTCGATCGCTTCTACCGGGTGGATGAGGAACGCACGCGAGAGAAAGGGGGAACCGGTTTGGGGCTGGCAATCGTCCAACAAATTATTGCAGCCCACGGTGGACGCATCACAGTCAGTAGTCAGGTTGGCCAAGGTTCCTTATTTCAAATCGAATTGCCGCTTTTGTAA
- a CDS encoding CBS domain-containing protein yields MHSNQNASASQSRLREQANSQQEYVAWLRSQLQMLLEQSKLDEAKALLVPVHPADIADAIDRQLFQHLTPEERDATALLLGFQPNTAGRLMTPEYLSLKEDQTVQQALDRIRRFANQVETISYLYVTDRDCRLTGTLSLRELVVAQPDQPISSIMTRDVLFVHTDTDQEEAARLIQQYDFVALPVVDREQRLVGILC; encoded by the coding sequence ATGCATTCAAACCAAAATGCTTCAGCCTCACAATCCCGATTGAGAGAGCAGGCAAATTCTCAGCAAGAATACGTGGCATGGTTGCGATCGCAACTCCAGATGTTATTGGAACAGAGCAAGCTGGATGAAGCAAAAGCCCTGCTGGTTCCGGTTCATCCAGCAGACATTGCCGACGCGATCGATCGGCAACTTTTTCAACACCTGACTCCAGAAGAGCGGGATGCAACAGCCTTACTACTGGGATTTCAGCCAAATACGGCGGGTCGATTAATGACCCCAGAATATTTATCCCTCAAAGAAGATCAAACCGTTCAGCAGGCATTAGACAGGATTCGTCGTTTCGCCAATCAGGTTGAAACCATTTCCTATTTGTATGTCACTGATCGCGATTGTCGATTAACAGGAACCCTTTCCCTGCGGGAATTAGTGGTTGCTCAACCAGACCAACCTATTAGCAGCATCATGACACGGGATGTGCTGTTTGTGCATACCGACACCGATCAAGAGGAAGCTGCGCGATTAATCCAACAATACGATTTTGTAGCATTGCCCGTCGTTGATCGGGAACAGCGTCTGGTAGGAATCCTGTGCTAA
- a CDS encoding glycosyltransferase family 39 protein, translated as MNIVDRSYLEFLQPLDHIQAAPPAFLWVEKLSVQLFGNNEYALRLFPLISGIISLIAFYKLGQWALSPIALPIALLLFACLRYPIYYTTEVKQYSSDVMVALLLSLLLISLRGQILGKGRALLLGVIGAVAVWFSHPAIFVLGGIEAVHLITAAPEKRKAILLNRWPSYLLWFASFGILYILLTSKVAANQVLRQQWGKEYPGSVFDIVWLLDSFGRFFYRPMGFRQINDGIAYFAFVIGCIVFYKTNRAKFLILISPTAATLIATYLHKYPFRGRLILFLTPFFILIIAEGIAWLLSQWHRKKVFAILGIVLAVTLLLPPTMRAADLIVNPERKEETRSVFEYIKSHKKPGDLIYSDRLNQFNYYGKMYFGFSDADAVPTFQDFWNPLGFSQQSWEDFKRKANLPSQQRVWFVFTALTPPEEAQVKPRLDQIGQELEYFKQPGSFTYLYELK; from the coding sequence TTGAATATTGTAGACCGATCTTACCTGGAATTCCTTCAGCCGCTAGACCATATTCAAGCGGCTCCCCCTGCGTTCCTTTGGGTAGAAAAGCTCTCAGTCCAATTATTTGGCAACAACGAGTACGCATTAAGATTGTTTCCTTTAATTTCTGGAATCATTTCACTAATTGCCTTTTACAAATTGGGTCAGTGGGCTTTATCGCCGATCGCGCTCCCCATTGCTCTGCTGTTGTTTGCGTGTTTGCGGTATCCCATCTACTACACCACTGAAGTAAAGCAGTACTCCAGTGATGTCATGGTGGCCTTGCTTTTGAGTTTGCTGCTGATTTCCTTGCGGGGTCAAATTCTGGGGAAAGGACGTGCTCTGTTACTTGGGGTAATTGGAGCCGTGGCCGTGTGGTTTTCCCATCCAGCCATCTTTGTATTGGGGGGAATAGAAGCTGTCCATCTGATTACTGCTGCTCCAGAAAAACGGAAAGCCATCTTACTGAACCGCTGGCCCAGCTATTTACTCTGGTTTGCCAGTTTCGGGATTCTTTATATTCTACTTACCTCAAAAGTAGCCGCCAATCAAGTCTTGCGGCAACAGTGGGGTAAAGAATATCCAGGTTCAGTTTTTGACATTGTGTGGCTACTCGACTCATTTGGCCGCTTTTTTTACAGACCGATGGGTTTTCGTCAGATTAACGATGGCATTGCCTATTTTGCATTTGTAATTGGCTGTATTGTTTTTTATAAAACCAATAGGGCAAAATTCTTAATTCTAATCTCTCCCACGGCTGCTACCCTGATTGCGACTTACTTGCATAAGTATCCCTTTCGAGGGCGTTTAATTTTATTTTTAACTCCATTTTTTATCTTAATAATTGCTGAAGGAATTGCCTGGTTATTATCGCAATGGCACCGAAAGAAAGTTTTCGCAATTTTGGGAATAGTGCTTGCAGTTACCCTGCTTTTACCACCTACAATGCGAGCAGCCGATCTGATCGTTAACCCAGAAAGAAAAGAAGAAACTCGTTCCGTGTTTGAGTACATCAAAAGTCACAAAAAACCGGGGGATTTGATTTATTCCGATCGCCTGAATCAGTTTAACTACTATGGGAAAATGTACTTTGGGTTTTCTGATGCGGATGCGGTTCCTACGTTTCAGGACTTTTGGAATCCTCTAGGGTTTTCTCAACAAAGCTGGGAAGACTTTAAACGCAAAGCAAATTTGCCAAGCCAGCAACGAGTCTGGTTTGTGTTTACCGCATTAACACCACCAGAAGAGGCTCAGGTCAAGCCGCGTTTAGATCAGATTGGTCAGGAGCTAGAGTACTTTAAGCAACCAGGCTCTTTCACTTATTTGTACGAGTTGAAGTAG
- a CDS encoding gas vesicle protein GvpG, with translation MLNLLLAPLTAPLDGIVWIAQQIQERAEAELDNAENLHKRLLALQLAVDMGEISEEEFEAQEEMLLLAIQELEEQQRQAAENDDGQY, from the coding sequence ATGCTTAACCTCCTCCTCGCTCCCCTGACGGCTCCCCTGGATGGCATTGTTTGGATTGCTCAACAAATTCAAGAACGAGCAGAAGCCGAATTGGATAATGCAGAAAACTTACACAAACGGCTGCTGGCTCTGCAATTAGCCGTGGATATGGGTGAGATTTCTGAGGAAGAGTTTGAAGCACAGGAGGAGATGCTCTTGCTGGCAATTCAGGAATTGGAAGAGCAGCAACGGCAAGCAGCGGAAAATGATGATGGGCAATATTAA
- the gvpF gene encoding gas vesicle protein GvpF: MSYGLYLYGILPDSKTPDLALEGLDKQPVQTQIVDGFTFLYSDAQQERYLASRKNLLGHEKVLEQAMHAGYRSLLPLQFGLTIADWQTVAEQLTHPYGDKLRQLFQILDGNREVGVKVFWEADQELQQLMAENPILQAQRDSLEGKHLSMDEIVRIGQAIERAMEQRKQAIITAFREALNEVAIAIVENDSLTESMIYNAAYLIPWDSEPAFSQLVETLDQQFNSRLKIRYNNFTAPFNFVQF, encoded by the coding sequence ATGAGCTACGGACTTTATCTCTACGGCATTCTGCCCGATTCTAAAACTCCAGATTTAGCGCTGGAAGGGTTAGATAAGCAACCAGTGCAAACTCAAATCGTAGATGGCTTTACGTTCCTGTACTCCGATGCTCAGCAGGAGCGGTATCTGGCTAGTCGTAAGAATTTGCTGGGCCATGAGAAAGTTTTAGAACAGGCAATGCACGCTGGCTATCGATCGCTCCTGCCGCTGCAATTTGGACTGACGATCGCCGATTGGCAAACCGTGGCTGAGCAACTGACCCACCCCTATGGTGATAAATTACGTCAGTTATTTCAAATTCTGGACGGCAATCGAGAAGTTGGCGTGAAAGTCTTTTGGGAGGCCGATCAGGAGCTTCAGCAGTTGATGGCCGAAAATCCAATTCTGCAAGCTCAACGGGATAGCCTGGAAGGAAAGCATCTCAGTATGGATGAGATTGTGAGGATTGGACAGGCGATCGAGCGTGCTATGGAACAGCGCAAGCAGGCAATCATTACAGCTTTTCGGGAAGCGTTGAATGAAGTTGCGATCGCTATCGTAGAAAACGATAGCCTCACCGAATCTATGATTTACAACGCCGCTTACCTGATTCCCTGGGATAGTGAACCCGCCTTCAGCCAACTTGTAGAAACCCTGGATCAACAATTCAACAGCCGTCTCAAAATCCGTTACAACAACTTCACTGCACCTTTCAACTTTGTTCAGTTTTGA
- a CDS encoding DNA translocase FtsK, translated as MHYLTQAEAIQLRITQLSTAKRLWIDTEVADWHTSQPRLSLIQVLVPTTDSDGDSVYIFDVLDQPALVTEFINRIIANPSIEKIFHNASYDLQFLGKQQAQNITCTLQVARKIGKDTLGVTNLKLKTLAVELCNFSDVGTEEQGSDWGRRSLTSKQLKYAAMDVIYLAAVHHRLLEITQQNSTHKMASNHLIQSSDGSKQFPLSATKVRIAFECPRLFYLNHAFNDRANFIVSDVIAGIGNPFHDLADQFVEMAVHESQFQQLFYATAEQLNAKEIAVQMQQVFYISTFLPYLQKIRQEQPDFVPALLKVWQGLQGLIQHFAEILVINRRHCSAEDVMRKTFIIGERKLRHQFSLPDGRAQQVIGKFDCLIYNFELHRLCMVEFKTYQSVDPAAQLAQVALYSYMLWTKKQVPVDSAIYCVLPNFKEYQYSWEQLEKTVHQRIPDKLQQMRQWLNWQQGEPDPPPPTAQPHLCQICPQYHKCQTFFLSEDDLTPKPKPKPVKRSPATPAPATSEVDQVANQLVQTLRAFGIDVEHQGVVLAPAFIRVKLKPNLGVKVGAILKSSDDLRVQMGLADPPLIAPQAGYVSVDLPRPDRQAAYFDRYLHPEPSSPTAPTRIAIGVNLDGQLIEADLSDPNTCHFLVGGTTGSGKSEFLRSLLLSLLIRHSPNQLQVALVDPKRVTFPEFEKMPWLYTPVVKESEQAIDLMERLVTEMNSRYQKFEVNLCNDLRSYNHQFIQQPDKLLPRIVCIFDEYADFMAEKETMQALELNIKRLGAMARAAGIHLIIATQRPEARVVTPIIRSNLPGRVALRTASEADSMIILGGKQTAAASLLGKGDLLYQVGANLLRLQSLFAPKIDLPKIV; from the coding sequence ATGCATTATTTGACTCAAGCAGAAGCAATTCAGTTAAGAATTACTCAGTTGTCTACTGCTAAAAGATTGTGGATCGACACAGAAGTTGCTGACTGGCATACCTCTCAGCCTCGGCTATCGTTAATTCAGGTACTCGTGCCTACTACTGATTCAGATGGAGATTCTGTTTATATTTTTGATGTCTTGGATCAGCCAGCATTAGTAACAGAATTTATTAATCGTATCATTGCGAATCCCAGCATTGAAAAAATTTTCCATAATGCCAGTTATGATCTGCAATTTTTGGGCAAGCAGCAGGCCCAGAACATTACCTGTACTTTGCAAGTAGCCAGAAAAATTGGGAAAGACACGTTGGGCGTAACCAACTTAAAGTTGAAAACCTTGGCTGTAGAACTCTGCAATTTTTCTGATGTTGGCACCGAGGAGCAAGGGAGCGATTGGGGACGACGATCGCTGACCTCTAAACAGCTGAAGTATGCTGCAATGGATGTTATCTATCTGGCTGCTGTGCATCATCGCTTATTAGAAATTACTCAGCAAAACTCTACTCATAAAATGGCATCTAATCATTTAATTCAATCATCAGATGGCTCTAAACAGTTTCCTCTAAGTGCAACTAAAGTACGGATCGCTTTTGAATGTCCACGGCTCTTTTATTTAAATCATGCCTTTAACGATAGAGCTAATTTTATCGTCTCTGATGTCATTGCTGGGATTGGTAATCCATTTCATGACCTGGCAGATCAATTTGTTGAGATGGCAGTTCATGAATCTCAATTTCAACAACTGTTTTATGCAACAGCAGAGCAGTTGAATGCAAAAGAAATTGCGGTGCAGATGCAGCAGGTATTCTATATCAGTACTTTCTTACCTTATTTACAGAAAATAAGACAGGAACAACCAGATTTTGTACCTGCACTTTTGAAGGTGTGGCAGGGATTGCAGGGTCTAATTCAGCACTTCGCAGAAATTTTGGTCATCAATCGTCGCCATTGTAGTGCTGAAGATGTAATGCGGAAGACCTTCATTATTGGGGAACGAAAACTCAGGCATCAATTCTCATTGCCGGATGGCAGAGCACAGCAAGTGATTGGCAAATTTGACTGCCTGATTTATAACTTTGAGCTTCATCGCCTGTGCATGGTTGAATTCAAAACGTACCAATCGGTTGATCCGGCGGCTCAGTTAGCCCAAGTTGCGCTTTACAGCTACATGCTATGGACGAAGAAGCAAGTCCCTGTTGATTCGGCTATTTATTGTGTTTTGCCAAACTTCAAAGAGTACCAATATTCCTGGGAACAACTGGAAAAAACGGTTCACCAGCGGATCCCTGATAAGTTACAACAAATGCGGCAATGGTTGAATTGGCAACAGGGGGAACCTGATCCGCCACCACCAACTGCTCAACCTCATTTGTGCCAGATTTGTCCTCAATACCACAAGTGCCAAACCTTTTTTCTTTCCGAAGACGACTTAACTCCTAAACCTAAGCCTAAGCCCGTCAAGCGATCGCCAGCAACTCCTGCTCCAGCAACTTCTGAGGTTGATCAGGTTGCTAACCAACTCGTCCAGACCCTGCGGGCCTTTGGAATTGATGTGGAGCATCAGGGCGTTGTGCTGGCTCCAGCATTTATCCGAGTTAAGCTGAAGCCGAATCTGGGAGTAAAAGTGGGCGCGATTTTGAAGTCATCGGATGATTTGCGAGTTCAGATGGGATTAGCTGATCCCCCTCTAATCGCGCCTCAAGCGGGCTATGTCAGTGTTGATTTACCTCGGCCCGATCGCCAAGCGGCTTACTTCGATCGCTACCTTCATCCTGAACCATCTTCCCCAACGGCTCCCACCCGGATTGCCATTGGTGTGAATTTAGACGGGCAACTGATTGAAGCTGATTTATCCGATCCCAATACCTGCCATTTTCTGGTAGGAGGCACCACTGGCAGTGGAAAAAGTGAGTTTTTGCGCTCACTACTTCTGAGCCTGCTGATTCGTCACTCCCCCAACCAGCTTCAAGTCGCACTGGTGGATCCCAAACGGGTGACGTTTCCCGAGTTTGAAAAAATGCCCTGGCTGTATACCCCAGTTGTGAAGGAGAGTGAACAGGCGATCGACCTGATGGAACGTTTGGTCACTGAGATGAACTCCCGTTATCAAAAATTTGAGGTTAATCTCTGCAATGACTTAAGGAGTTATAACCACCAATTTATTCAACAGCCAGATAAACTCTTACCTCGAATTGTCTGTATTTTTGATGAGTATGCCGATTTCATGGCCGAGAAAGAAACAATGCAAGCCTTGGAGTTAAACATTAAACGATTAGGAGCAATGGCACGAGCCGCAGGAATTCACCTGATCATTGCTACCCAACGGCCAGAAGCCAGAGTTGTAACTCCGATCATTCGCTCTAACTTACCGGGACGGGTGGCCCTTCGGACAGCCAGTGAAGCGGACTCCATGATTATTTTGGGCGGAAAACAAACTGCCGCCGCATCTCTGTTAGGCAAAGGAGATTTACTTTATCAGGTGGGAGCAAATTTACTCCGTTTACAAAGTTTGTTCGCACCCAAAATAGACTTACCCAAGATCGTGTAG
- a CDS encoding ATP-binding protein, which yields MASINEIIQCEVNPFDQINLKPFSFWDEPQDAAFSVDSIHQEAVTEIKELLSLVSEDHRSRTILLLGDSGSGKSYLLGRLKRTLNSKAFFVYILCNWSESDYIWRHILQRTVDSLVQVPENQTESQLLLWLKGLSAFTKRNLKQRIFDDNFWEILQSDRQKFIRHLKNTYRNKNIYNPDVFFGILHDLTNPELYSLACGWLRGDDLSEESMQELKVRHCIDTEDAARNILANFGKISAETQPIVLCFDNLDTMPRLSSDLLDIQPLFNVNTTIQADHLKNFLVIISAITNTWNRHKEHIQAADKVGINQLIRLKSITLEQAEALWIHHLKPLHQKANPQPTSPFFPLTRQVLEQKFPGGKTSPRYALLLGRNEYQKYKISLITTKSKKDASVDIPINPSALSDSFSPPESERIQAELKVLWQKEYRETEKKITKISLLSGPDLIQMLQRTLSALGMQNVKLKFLSGVFAGYSLTYQQPGKLETNGIIWTEDASMRSFYNVMNACQKAVAKNSNLTLWLIRGATAGKPNLAGHQIYQQIFHGHPRHHHIRPALRSVHYLATYDSLVNSALAHELVIAGKSIDLKELESLIRESQILQECVLLQDLGVVEKPDLTDNKIQESAGVAQKAPESEVKQEKPKQETKVVKVIKLEHKQAKDFILNLITMQQFMGLQAIIQSVRTQFPAVSESDVDQLIQELCQEQRIEISDPQASPEAQLVFWLPQTGLMPKKVGYSK from the coding sequence ATGGCCTCAATTAACGAGATTATTCAGTGCGAAGTTAATCCCTTTGATCAAATCAATCTGAAGCCATTTAGTTTTTGGGATGAACCACAAGATGCTGCATTTTCTGTTGATTCAATTCACCAGGAGGCAGTCACTGAGATTAAAGAACTGCTTAGTCTAGTTAGTGAAGATCATCGAAGTCGTACTATTTTGCTCTTAGGTGATTCTGGGTCTGGCAAGAGTTATCTTCTAGGTCGGCTTAAGCGTACACTAAACTCAAAAGCCTTTTTTGTTTACATTCTCTGTAACTGGTCTGAAAGTGATTATATTTGGCGACATATTCTGCAGAGAACGGTTGATAGTTTGGTGCAAGTTCCAGAGAATCAAACAGAGTCTCAGTTATTACTCTGGCTCAAAGGACTATCTGCATTTACTAAACGGAATTTAAAGCAACGAATATTTGATGATAATTTCTGGGAGATATTGCAGAGCGATCGTCAGAAATTTATTAGACATCTTAAAAATACGTACAGAAACAAAAATATTTATAACCCAGATGTTTTTTTTGGAATCCTTCATGATTTGACTAACCCAGAGCTTTATTCCCTGGCTTGTGGGTGGTTGCGGGGAGATGACTTAAGTGAAGAATCAATGCAAGAGCTAAAGGTCAGACACTGTATTGATACAGAAGATGCTGCCAGAAATATTTTGGCAAACTTTGGCAAAATTTCTGCTGAAACTCAACCTATTGTTTTATGTTTTGACAATTTAGACACGATGCCTCGTTTATCAAGTGATCTTCTTGATATCCAACCTTTGTTCAATGTCAATACAACCATTCAAGCCGATCATCTCAAAAACTTTTTAGTGATTATTAGTGCTATTACCAATACATGGAACCGTCATAAAGAGCATATTCAAGCAGCAGATAAAGTGGGAATTAATCAATTAATTAGACTAAAGTCAATTACCCTGGAGCAAGCAGAAGCTCTTTGGATTCATCATCTAAAACCTCTCCATCAAAAAGCAAATCCTCAACCTACTTCCCCATTTTTTCCTTTAACTCGACAAGTGTTAGAACAAAAGTTTCCAGGTGGCAAAACTAGCCCTAGATATGCACTTTTGCTAGGTCGAAATGAATATCAGAAGTATAAAATTTCTCTGATTACTACAAAGTCTAAAAAAGATGCTTCCGTAGATATTCCTATAAATCCTTCAGCTTTATCAGATTCTTTTTCACCACCAGAAAGTGAAAGGATTCAAGCAGAACTCAAAGTTTTATGGCAGAAAGAATATAGGGAAACTGAGAAAAAGATTACCAAGATTTCATTATTGTCTGGGCCTGATCTGATCCAGATGCTACAAAGAACGCTGTCGGCTCTGGGAATGCAGAACGTTAAACTCAAGTTTTTGTCTGGAGTCTTTGCTGGTTACTCCCTTACCTATCAGCAACCAGGGAAATTAGAGACGAATGGCATTATCTGGACAGAAGATGCCAGTATGCGATCGTTCTATAACGTGATGAATGCCTGCCAAAAAGCGGTTGCTAAGAATTCAAATTTAACTTTGTGGCTGATTCGTGGGGCGACCGCAGGAAAACCCAATCTGGCTGGACACCAAATTTACCAGCAAATCTTTCACGGTCATCCTCGTCATCATCACATTAGACCTGCCCTGCGTTCTGTTCATTATCTGGCAACCTACGACAGCTTAGTAAATTCTGCTTTAGCCCACGAGTTAGTGATTGCAGGTAAATCGATCGATTTAAAGGAACTGGAATCATTGATCCGAGAGTCCCAAATTTTACAGGAGTGTGTTCTGCTACAAGATCTCGGAGTAGTTGAAAAGCCTGATCTGACAGATAACAAGATCCAGGAGAGTGCGGGGGTTGCTCAGAAAGCACCTGAATCTGAAGTAAAGCAAGAAAAACCAAAGCAAGAAACAAAAGTCGTTAAGGTGATCAAATTGGAACATAAGCAGGCAAAAGACTTTATATTGAATCTGATTACAATGCAGCAGTTTATGGGTCTGCAGGCAATTATTCAAAGTGTTCGTACTCAGTTTCCTGCAGTTAGTGAATCTGATGTCGATCAACTTATTCAGGAGCTATGTCAAGAGCAGCGAATTGAAATTTCAGATCCTCAAGCAAGCCCCGAAGCACAACTGGTCTTCTGGCTTCCTCAAACAGGATTAATGCCGAAGAAGGTGGGATATTCTAAATAA
- a CDS encoding Uma2 family endonuclease, producing MSLTVKDLEKLQKQAPDYRMELVNGSIRVMSPSGYESDEVAFRFGRRLADWVEPQRIGRVTGSSAGFTLPDSNTRAPAVSFVRAERLRRAPRSCAQLAPDLMVEVKSPTDSIEDLEQKINNFLQQGTRVGILINPETHLVTVFRPDTEAIQFTDGEILTVPDLLPGWQVQISDLWSPVFDEFEEQE from the coding sequence ATGTCTCTCACCGTCAAAGACCTGGAGAAACTGCAAAAACAGGCTCCTGATTATCGGATGGAGTTGGTGAATGGGAGCATCAGAGTCATGAGTCCATCAGGGTATGAATCAGACGAAGTCGCCTTCCGTTTTGGTCGTCGCCTGGCGGATTGGGTTGAGCCTCAGCGAATTGGGCGAGTTACAGGTTCGAGTGCAGGCTTTACCCTCCCAGATTCCAATACTCGCGCTCCAGCCGTATCCTTTGTCCGGGCAGAGCGATTGCGACGTGCCCCGCGATCGTGCGCTCAACTGGCTCCTGATCTGATGGTTGAAGTGAAATCTCCCACTGACTCTATAGAGGATCTGGAACAGAAGATTAATAACTTCCTGCAGCAGGGAACACGAGTAGGGATTCTGATTAATCCTGAAACTCATCTCGTGACAGTTTTTCGCCCCGATACAGAGGCCATTCAATTCACGGATGGAGAGATCCTCACTGTTCCTGATCTGCTTCCCGGTTGGCAGGTTCAGATTTCAGATCTGTGGTCGCCTGTGTTTGACGAGTTTGAGGAGCAGGAGTGA